A region of uncultured Methanobrevibacter sp. DNA encodes the following proteins:
- a CDS encoding class I adenylate-forming enzyme family protein: MLNITTFLDANSKRLDKNVLYNPSNGNKYNSSELLSIVSEIARTLKDLGIQKGDRVLIYLNNSEEYLLSLFAIWRIGAIAIPTNRIMTKTELEYIISDSKATLMITDDEAPSIDIDTYIPKNISQYKNCEVLPAENTDWDDLCQLQYTSGTTGQPKGAMLTHGNYFTAIHNECDVLTLKQDDVFLGIYPMAHVGLSWAISALRAAAYYILIERFELDKYLELCENEKVTVLTGMPPVIHSLTTINAQKQLKTVREIISGGGPLHKKIWKDFHQTYRIPIINAYGLSETIVIGTGTVIRPEDYREADRFESVGHPVCFSEVKIVDEADSDKILPKYEQGEIALRGPAVAKGYWGNEEKTKASFLDDGWFLTGDIGYLDDDNRLFITDRKKDMIVMSGWKIYPTEVEEVLIKYPAVKEIAIFSVNDCHRGEIPVAAVVWEDENDAEGLIKYARENLSRYKVPREIYDLDELPRVNGWKLLRRELRKMFKN, from the coding sequence ATGCTAAACATTACTACATTCTTAGACGCTAATTCAAAAAGACTGGACAAAAACGTTCTCTACAACCCATCAAACGGAAACAAATACAATTCCTCAGAACTGCTGTCAATAGTTTCTGAAATCGCAAGAACATTAAAGGATTTGGGAATCCAAAAGGGAGATCGTGTATTGATTTATCTGAATAACTCCGAAGAATATCTTCTGTCATTGTTTGCAATATGGAGAATCGGTGCAATAGCAATTCCTACAAACAGAATAATGACAAAAACAGAACTTGAATATATCATAAGCGATTCAAAAGCGACATTGATGATTACAGATGATGAAGCGCCTTCAATTGATATTGACACTTACATTCCAAAAAATATTTCACAATACAAAAACTGTGAAGTGCTGCCTGCCGAAAACACTGACTGGGACGACTTATGTCAACTGCAATACACATCAGGAACCACAGGCCAACCAAAAGGAGCTATGCTTACCCATGGAAATTATTTCACAGCAATACACAACGAATGTGATGTGCTGACATTAAAACAGGACGACGTGTTTTTGGGAATCTATCCTATGGCGCATGTAGGTCTGTCCTGGGCAATATCCGCCTTGAGAGCAGCAGCATATTATATTTTAATTGAAAGATTTGAATTGGACAAATACCTGGAATTATGTGAAAATGAAAAGGTAACCGTACTTACCGGAATGCCACCGGTAATACACTCACTTACAACAATCAATGCACAAAAGCAATTGAAGACTGTCAGGGAAATCATTTCAGGCGGAGGACCTCTGCACAAGAAAATATGGAAGGATTTCCACCAAACCTATAGAATACCTATTATCAACGCATATGGATTGTCCGAAACAATCGTAATCGGTACCGGAACCGTCATCAGACCTGAAGACTATCGTGAGGCTGACCGTTTTGAAAGTGTCGGACACCCGGTTTGTTTTTCAGAAGTTAAAATCGTTGATGAAGCGGATTCAGATAAAATTTTGCCTAAATATGAACAGGGCGAAATTGCACTTAGAGGACCTGCAGTTGCAAAAGGATACTGGGGAAATGAAGAAAAAACAAAAGCGTCCTTTTTGGATGACGGATGGTTTTTGACAGGAGATATAGGATATCTTGATGACGACAACCGTTTATTCATTACCGACCGTAAAAAGGACATGATTGTAATGAGCGGATGGAAAATCTACCCAACAGAAGTGGAAGAAGTATTGATCAAATATCCTGCCGTTAAAGAGATTGCCATCTTCAGTGTCAATGACTGCCACAGAGGAGAGATTCCTGTTGCAGCAGTTGTCTGGGAAGATGAAAATGATGCTGAGGGATTAATAAAATATGCACGTGAAAACCTCTCAAGATATAAGGTTCCCCGTGAAATCTATGATTTGGATGAACTTCCAAGAGTCAACGGTTGGAAACTTCTAAGAAGAGAGTTAAGAAAAATGTTTAAAAATTAA
- the nikR gene encoding nickel-responsive transcriptional regulator NikR produces the protein MMRISMSLPKKLLADFDEVLKERGYQSRSKGIRDALQDYIVRYQWMNSMEGQRIGIVTIIYDHHYTGVMESLAEIQHSFRNEINTSMHIHMTDKYCMEIVVVNGDIVEIRDLTERIMRLKGVEHVKLTSTANGEDFKEPGHSHDHSHAH, from the coding sequence ATGATGAGAATTAGTATGTCTTTACCTAAAAAATTACTTGCTGATTTTGATGAAGTATTAAAAGAAAGAGGATACCAATCTCGTTCAAAAGGAATTCGTGATGCACTTCAAGATTATATTGTTAGATATCAATGGATGAATTCCATGGAAGGCCAAAGGATAGGTATTGTAACCATTATTTATGACCACCACTACACAGGAGTAATGGAAAGCCTCGCTGAAATCCAGCACAGTTTCAGAAATGAAATCAATACAAGTATGCACATTCACATGACTGATAAATACTGTATGGAAATCGTTGTAGTGAATGGTGATATTGTAGAGATACGTGATTTGACCGAAAGGATCATGAGACTTAAGGGTGTTGAACACGTAAAACTTACAAGTACTGCTAACGGAGAAGATTTTAAGGAACCTGGTCACTCACATGACCATTCTCACGCTCACTAA
- a CDS encoding HEAT repeat domain-containing protein, translating into MERSIDELIQLLNDKDDFVVEDAVGELELRADEALDPLIEALSSRKKQIRLNAATLLGAINDPKAIPALIDTLHDNNKLVRREASTSLSRMGEPAVEPLIEILNDEDWKIRGAAAWALGNLGDEKAIPALEKLLDDESGFVKQGAQSAINSINK; encoded by the coding sequence ATGGAAAGAAGCATTGATGAATTAATACAATTATTAAATGATAAAGATGACTTTGTAGTTGAAGATGCTGTTGGAGAATTAGAATTAAGGGCTGATGAAGCACTTGATCCTTTAATTGAAGCATTATCCAGTAGAAAAAAACAAATCAGGTTAAATGCAGCAACACTTTTAGGAGCAATAAATGACCCTAAAGCAATTCCAGCATTAATCGACACATTACATGACAACAACAAATTGGTTAGAAGGGAAGCATCCACTTCACTTTCCCGTATGGGTGAACCTGCTGTAGAACCTTTAATTGAAATCCTAAACGATGAGGACTGGAAAATCAGAGGAGCTGCTGCATGGGCTTTAGGAAACCTTGGTGATGAAAAAGCTATTCCTGCACTTGAAAAACTGCTCGATGATGAAAGCGGTTTTGTAAAACAAGGTGCACAAAGTGCAATAAACTCTATTAATAAATAA
- a CDS encoding SAP domain-containing protein, with translation MSEQKLEVFNVLNFLNSGYELEDILNEGQFGTFPSANDCISYLVKEGYLEGDFKPVKTDDDSKEEVTAEEVSKKYTVVELKDILRENGLKVSGKKQELVERVLPVFNGENDASEESQSLDDFDKSNNLTLTDKAQEFINENDWMDLYMFALVAFRFEDYETYVANSSEGKIETALKFCDEIISRALVRNQFLVFIDALSAKAHVYAYDGDYDSFLDYDLQRYILGLNPIVMDAQTYATYDVINEANVLNLKNVTEKLEMGSLKKRFDKIWNKSHIKHTYVPKKTAFKTLQKAINGANIEELNFDLKEKFFNKRFGI, from the coding sequence GTGAGTGAACAAAAACTAGAAGTATTTAACGTTTTAAATTTTTTAAATAGTGGTTATGAACTTGAAGATATATTGAATGAAGGTCAATTCGGAACATTTCCTTCCGCAAATGACTGCATAAGCTATTTGGTAAAAGAAGGATATCTTGAAGGTGATTTCAAACCGGTTAAAACTGATGATGATTCTAAAGAGGAAGTGACTGCTGAAGAAGTGTCCAAAAAATATACAGTAGTGGAACTGAAGGATATTTTAAGAGAAAACGGTTTAAAAGTATCCGGTAAAAAACAGGAATTGGTTGAAAGAGTATTGCCTGTATTTAATGGTGAAAACGACGCTTCAGAAGAATCCCAATCCTTAGATGACTTTGACAAATCCAATAATTTAACATTAACAGACAAGGCACAGGAATTCATAAATGAAAATGACTGGATGGATTTATACATGTTTGCTCTTGTAGCATTCAGATTTGAAGATTATGAAACATATGTGGCAAATTCATCTGAGGGCAAGATTGAAACAGCTTTGAAATTCTGTGATGAAATCATTTCAAGGGCATTGGTGAGAAATCAGTTCCTCGTATTTATTGATGCATTGTCTGCAAAGGCACACGTTTATGCATATGATGGAGATTATGATTCATTCCTCGATTACGACTTGCAAAGATACATTCTGGGATTAAACCCAATCGTAATGGATGCGCAAACCTATGCAACTTATGATGTGATCAATGAAGCTAATGTTTTAAATCTTAAAAATGTAACTGAAAAATTGGAAATGGGTAGCTTAAAGAAAAGATTTGATAAAATCTGGAATAAATCCCATATCAAACATACTTATGTACCTAAAAAGACTGCCTTTAAAACATTGCAAAAGGCAATCAACGGTGCCAACATTGAGGAGTTAAACTTTGATTTGAAAGAAAAATTCTTCAATAAACGATTCGGTATTTAA
- a CDS encoding flavodoxin family protein yields MKILVIKGSPNKKGSSNLLADNFIKGATEAGHSVSEIDAAHADISPCVGCLNCGYEGECILHDDMDEFRDLIFDSDMLVFVTPLYYWGMTAQLKTLVDRFCSRNFSIQQRHFKSALLSVAYNSDDWTFDSLESHYDTLIRYLNLEDKGRILGYGCGTLSMTQYSKYPKEAYEFGKGL; encoded by the coding sequence ATGAAGATTTTGGTTATTAAGGGAAGTCCCAATAAGAAAGGCTCTTCAAATTTGCTTGCTGATAATTTCATCAAGGGAGCAACTGAAGCCGGTCACAGTGTCAGTGAGATTGATGCTGCGCATGCTGACATTTCACCATGTGTGGGATGTCTGAACTGTGGTTATGAGGGTGAGTGCATTTTGCATGATGATATGGATGAGTTCAGGGATTTGATTTTTGATTCCGATATGCTTGTTTTTGTAACTCCACTTTACTACTGGGGAATGACTGCACAGTTGAAAACATTGGTGGACAGGTTCTGCTCAAGGAATTTTTCCATTCAGCAAAGGCATTTCAAATCTGCACTTTTAAGCGTTGCATATAACAGTGATGACTGGACATTCGATTCATTGGAATCCCATTATGATACATTAATCCGCTATCTGAATCTTGAGGATAAGGGAAGAATCTTAGGTTATGGCTGTGGAACATTGTCAATGACTCAATATTCCAAATATCCGAAAGAGGCTTATGAATTTGGTAAAGGTTTGTGA
- a CDS encoding acetyl-CoA carboxylase biotin carboxylase subunit family protein: MKLLFIGSRLYDDLDWYVKSKGIESILTESNENAINLDLPDQVFIVPRGMDGPKQVALMQNVDAVVPLIGIDPPLIDVAHMKEELEEEFGIPVIAANVRAVELTSNKIKTKEFYQEIGVVTPKYQILNSPKDLEIDFPVVLKQGEGQGGKDIMVASSMDDVDEYFNQFDQALCEEFIEGAEISIEVLGYNGEFVALPPIYKGETTLEGTHPLNKTKTGPCMVEGLDNNLIQHVAYKVAKNLASDGIFEMDFMFSRKNNQLYAIEVNTRPNGTRYLTTATCGINSLCELVNMACGEFSLANISDNLQYYYSTEIPVGNYNGPNPNEPVKSFEANDFIVHGPEGYQRITARAKSKEDLEKLIQKLI, translated from the coding sequence ATGAAGTTATTATTTATAGGTTCAAGATTATATGATGATTTAGATTGGTATGTGAAATCTAAGGGAATTGAAAGTATATTGACCGAGTCTAATGAAAATGCAATCAACCTGGATTTGCCGGATCAGGTATTTATAGTCCCCCGTGGAATGGACGGTCCAAAACAGGTTGCATTAATGCAGAATGTGGATGCAGTTGTGCCATTAATCGGTATTGACCCTCCATTGATTGATGTCGCTCATATGAAGGAGGAACTTGAGGAGGAGTTTGGAATACCTGTTATTGCAGCTAATGTACGTGCAGTTGAACTCACATCAAACAAGATCAAAACAAAGGAGTTTTACCAGGAAATTGGGGTTGTGACTCCAAAATATCAGATATTGAACAGTCCAAAAGATTTGGAAATTGATTTTCCTGTAGTGCTGAAGCAGGGTGAAGGACAGGGCGGAAAGGACATCATGGTTGCAAGTTCAATGGATGATGTTGATGAATATTTCAATCAATTTGACCAGGCATTATGCGAAGAGTTTATTGAAGGGGCCGAAATATCAATTGAGGTTTTAGGCTATAACGGTGAATTTGTGGCATTGCCTCCAATATATAAGGGTGAAACCACCCTGGAGGGAACCCATCCGTTAAACAAAACAAAAACCGGACCGTGTATGGTTGAAGGTTTGGACAATAATCTGATTCAACATGTTGCATATAAAGTTGCAAAGAATCTGGCTTCAGATGGAATTTTTGAAATGGATTTCATGTTTTCACGTAAAAACAATCAGCTATATGCCATTGAAGTAAATACCAGACCTAACGGTACAAGATATTTGACAACAGCTACTTGCGGAATAAATTCATTATGTGAATTGGTAAATATGGCATGTGGTGAGTTCAGTCTGGCTAATATCTCCGATAATCTGCAATATTATTACTCTACTGAAATTCCTGTGGGAAACTACAATGGACCGAATCCTAATGAACCGGTCAAGTCTTTTGAAGCCAATGATTTTATTGTTCATGGTCCTGAAGGATATCAGAGGATTACTGCAAGAGCGAAATCAAAAGAAGATCTTGAAAAGTTAATTCAAAAGTTGATATAG
- the hycI gene encoding hydrogenase maturation peptidase HycI — MGVGNELKSDDGVGPYIIKRLTEEVTQNEGLMFIDAQTVPENFTGKIRKENPTHVIIVDACLMDKKPGDMQIVDKYDFANIGISTHSMSLSYFVKYLEKDTDFKIIFVGIEPETMDWGDEPTSEVKKAAFEFIELLKGIIL, encoded by the coding sequence TTGGGAGTGGGCAATGAACTTAAAAGTGATGATGGCGTAGGGCCCTATATCATCAAAAGGCTGACTGAAGAGGTCACCCAAAATGAGGGTTTGATGTTCATTGATGCACAGACCGTTCCGGAAAATTTCACTGGAAAGATTAGAAAGGAAAATCCTACTCATGTGATTATTGTTGATGCCTGTCTGATGGATAAAAAACCTGGTGACATGCAAATTGTAGACAAATATGATTTTGCAAACATCGGCATTTCAACCCATTCCATGTCTTTGTCCTACTTTGTAAAGTATCTTGAAAAGGACACGGATTTTAAAATCATATTCGTAGGCATAGAGCCTGAAACTATGGATTGGGGTGATGAGCCAACATCCGAAGTTAAAAAGGCAGCATTTGAATTTATCGAATTATTAAAAGGAATTATATTATGA
- a CDS encoding DUF2115 domain-containing protein: MDAEDILIELKELSSNTAIKKHELLEILKKYARIISVQDLMMATARMRKDGEYVQKNYREKYLKVYIKYFIMRMKEVKEKEDYNDTEIDKESFDTSFPMLERTFEKERLSDSDEDKFPLIYVITALYTTFILEEPIHPVGSEFPGSLFVEEKNGEFFCPVKDNQKDNINAICHLCLAEQTPDI, translated from the coding sequence ATGGATGCTGAAGACATATTAATCGAACTTAAGGAATTATCATCAAATACTGCAATTAAAAAACACGAACTGTTGGAAATACTTAAAAAATATGCTCGTATAATATCAGTGCAGGATTTAATGATGGCTACAGCACGTATGAGAAAAGATGGAGAATATGTCCAAAAGAACTATCGTGAAAAATACCTGAAAGTATACATAAAATATTTTATCATGAGAATGAAGGAGGTTAAGGAAAAAGAAGACTACAACGATACTGAAATCGATAAGGAGTCTTTCGACACCTCATTTCCCATGCTTGAGAGAACTTTTGAAAAGGAAAGGTTATCCGATAGTGATGAGGATAAATTCCCATTGATTTATGTCATTACAGCATTATACACCACATTCATTTTAGAAGAACCTATACACCCTGTTGGAAGTGAATTTCCCGGCAGCTTGTTTGTTGAAGAAAAAAACGGTGAATTTTTCTGTCCGGTTAAGGACAATCAGAAGGACAACATAAATGCAATATGCCATTTATGCCTTGCCGAACAGACCCCCGACATTTAA
- a CDS encoding DUF998 domain-containing protein, producing the protein MKSRVAGFVFIIGSLFYIVAEAVSATLFNASFVNTYLFHTISELGIPNSNSPLFWLMDAAFILIGLAVIFSNFYSFKDFISKNKTVFYILTLITGIGVIIVGLIHGGNPLTSGYHTLGAVMAILGGNILIVLVSRSMDEFRNYQKGTLVLGILGLIAFWVMFFNVQSIYMPIFERLSVYTLILWSFLTGVFLVKA; encoded by the coding sequence ATGAAGTCTAGAGTTGCGGGATTCGTATTTATAATTGGCAGTCTATTTTATATAGTCGCTGAAGCCGTTTCTGCAACTTTATTTAATGCTTCTTTTGTAAACACCTATCTGTTCCATACCATTTCCGAGTTGGGGATTCCAAATTCCAACTCTCCACTATTCTGGCTGATGGATGCCGCTTTTATTTTAATAGGTCTGGCTGTAATATTCAGTAATTTCTATAGTTTTAAGGATTTCATCTCAAAAAATAAGACCGTTTTTTACATTTTAACTTTGATAACTGGAATTGGGGTCATTATTGTAGGTCTGATACATGGAGGAAACCCGTTAACATCTGGTTATCACACCCTTGGAGCCGTAATGGCCATTTTGGGCGGAAACATTCTGATTGTCCTGGTGTCAAGGTCCATGGATGAATTTAGGAATTATCAAAAAGGGACTTTAGTTTTGGGAATACTCGGTTTGATTGCGTTTTGGGTAATGTTTTTCAATGTTCAAAGTATTTACATGCCTATCTTTGAAAGGCTTTCTGTGTATACCCTTATACTTTGGAGTTTTTTAACAGGCGTGTTCCTCGTCAAAGCCTAA
- the aksF gene encoding homoisocitrate dehydrogenase produces MYKLAIISGDGIGQEVMAACEYMLDKLDLEFSFEYGEAGFECFNKNGTTLPEETIKTANKSDAVLFGASTSTPGQPSPIINLRKALNVYANIRPIKSYKGVNCIRDDIDFVIVRENTEGLYSQNEYGDSEKMIAERVITRNASERISKAAFNLCIKRGQSKVTCVHKSNVLKKTDGVFKESFYKVAKDYPQIKTEDYYVDAMAMYLITQPQNFDVIVSTNLFGDIISDESAGLVGGLGLAPSGNIGDHNGLFEPVHGSAPDIAGKNIANPCSMILSAAMMLDYLGEWETSNDIKNAVEKVIADCKIRTPDLGGDACTMDVTKAIVKELI; encoded by the coding sequence ATGTACAAACTTGCGATAATTAGTGGAGATGGAATAGGCCAAGAGGTAATGGCCGCTTGCGAATATATGCTTGACAAATTGGATTTGGAATTTAGTTTTGAATATGGTGAAGCCGGTTTTGAATGTTTCAATAAAAATGGAACAACACTTCCCGAAGAAACAATTAAAACAGCAAACAAAAGCGATGCAGTTTTGTTCGGCGCATCAACATCAACCCCCGGACAGCCAAGTCCGATAATAAATCTAAGAAAAGCATTGAATGTATATGCAAACATAAGGCCTATAAAATCATACAAGGGAGTTAACTGCATTCGTGATGACATAGACTTTGTAATCGTGCGTGAAAACACCGAAGGCCTGTACTCACAGAACGAATATGGAGACAGCGAAAAGATGATTGCCGAAAGAGTAATCACAAGAAACGCCTCTGAAAGAATTTCAAAGGCAGCATTCAATTTATGCATCAAAAGAGGTCAGAGCAAGGTGACATGTGTCCACAAAAGCAACGTATTGAAAAAGACAGACGGTGTTTTCAAGGAAAGTTTCTACAAAGTCGCAAAGGATTACCCTCAAATTAAAACTGAAGACTACTATGTTGATGCAATGGCAATGTATCTGATTACCCAACCTCAAAATTTTGATGTTATCGTTTCAACAAACCTGTTCGGAGACATAATCTCAGATGAAAGTGCAGGACTGGTTGGAGGATTAGGCCTTGCACCTTCAGGAAACATAGGAGACCACAACGGACTGTTTGAACCGGTTCACGGTTCAGCACCAGACATTGCAGGAAAAAACATTGCAAACCCATGTTCAATGATACTGTCAGCCGCAATGATGCTCGATTACCTTGGAGAATGGGAAACCTCCAATGACATTAAAAATGCTGTTGAAAAGGTAATAGCCGACTGTAAAATCAGGACCCCTGATTTAGGCGGAGACGCCTGCACAATGGATGTCACAAAAGCTATTGTTAAGGAGTTAATCTAA
- a CDS encoding methyltransferase domain-containing protein, translating to MKFKTTPYHHDLLKDTDRLSVFYEAIEEYNSDCGLAYDLGCGSGILSYFLNEKFDEVVSLEIENKAFQCAEENLSDFKNVQVINSNVLDYEFSKEADLIVCEMLDTALIDEEEIPVLNYAKKFLKRDGKIIPQGIINTVQMVNMERHHVHWDEDATYETLSDEISYSEFDFLDEISPEFKAQIKLKSNKDSTVNGLKITTYTKLNDNIIAGPLPMLNPPLMIPLDEKHVNVNDFIVVEIKYIMGEGIESIESRYL from the coding sequence ATGAAATTCAAAACCACTCCCTATCATCACGATTTATTAAAGGATACTGATAGGTTATCTGTTTTTTATGAAGCTATTGAGGAATATAATTCTGATTGCGGTTTGGCATATGATTTAGGATGCGGAAGCGGGATTCTGTCCTATTTTTTAAATGAAAAGTTTGATGAGGTTGTCTCCTTGGAAATTGAGAATAAGGCATTTCAATGCGCTGAGGAAAATCTGTCCGATTTTAAAAACGTTCAAGTGATCAATTCGAACGTACTGGACTATGAGTTTTCAAAGGAAGCAGACCTGATAGTATGTGAAATGCTTGATACTGCACTCATTGACGAGGAAGAAATTCCCGTGCTTAACTATGCAAAGAAATTCCTGAAACGGGATGGCAAAATCATTCCTCAGGGGATTATTAACACTGTCCAGATGGTGAATATGGAAAGGCATCATGTTCACTGGGATGAAGATGCAACATATGAGACATTGTCCGATGAGATTTCCTATTCCGAGTTTGACTTTTTAGATGAAATTTCACCTGAATTCAAAGCACAGATAAAATTGAAATCTAATAAGGACTCAACAGTAAATGGGTTGAAAATCACAACCTATACCAAGCTCAATGACAATATTATTGCAGGGCCACTGCCTATGCTAAACCCTCCATTGATGATTCCATTAGATGAAAAACATGTGAATGTAAATGACTTTATAGTTGTTGAGATAAAATATATAATGGGGGAAGGTATCGAAAGTATTGAAAGTAGATACCTGTAG
- a CDS encoding reductive dehalogenase domain-containing protein: protein MSEMNDVKNYLKKLGASKVGFADVKGLASEFIDLPNGISLVLKLPLEAMEFLKEEDFQSYWKCFHAQIDKLTEISLKGEEYIKNLGYDAFGLTMTRNECDMKKLLSILPYKTIATKSGMGWIGRSALLVTPEYGSAIALGGILTDMPLEFDTPITDSECDECTNCQDACPVDAINPQKWNDRLNRSDIIDIETCSEYIIDQYRAGLGCTKCMLECKMTQEYLKRSI from the coding sequence ATGTCTGAGATGAATGATGTTAAAAATTACTTGAAAAAATTAGGTGCCAGCAAAGTGGGATTTGCTGATGTCAAAGGTCTTGCAAGCGAATTTATCGACCTTCCCAACGGAATAAGCCTTGTTTTAAAGCTACCTCTGGAAGCGATGGAATTTCTAAAAGAAGAGGATTTCCAATCATACTGGAAATGTTTTCATGCACAGATTGACAAACTAACTGAAATTTCACTTAAAGGCGAGGAATATATTAAAAATCTCGGATATGACGCATTTGGCCTTACAATGACCCGCAATGAATGTGACATGAAAAAACTTTTAAGCATTCTTCCATACAAAACCATTGCTACAAAATCAGGAATGGGCTGGATTGGAAGGTCAGCACTTCTTGTGACTCCCGAATATGGCTCAGCAATAGCCTTAGGAGGAATACTGACTGACATGCCCCTTGAATTTGACACACCAATTACCGATTCGGAATGCGATGAGTGTACAAACTGTCAGGATGCATGCCCTGTTGATGCAATCAACCCTCAAAAGTGGAATGATAGATTAAACCGTTCAGACATCATCGATATTGAAACATGCAGCGAATACATAATTGACCAGTACAGAGCGGGGCTAGGATGCACAAAATGCATGCTCGAGTGTAAAATGACCCAGGAATATCTGAAAAGATCAATATGA
- the argB gene encoding acetylglutamate kinase, whose protein sequence is MKDIDVLIEALPYIKKFHDKKILIKYGGHAMVDDEAKSSTARDTVLLKYVGMKPLIVHGGGPEISRSMEKLGKESKFIKGLRVTDEETMEIIEMVLVGKISTEIVSELIKHDGDAISLSGKDSSLIYAHKKGASKIDEELVDLGLVGEVDCVNTDLLEMFIDNDYIPVISPVGIAKDGTSLNLNADTAAGEVASAIDAEKLIILTDVPGVLRDPSDSDSLIQKIRISEVPDLIEQGIITGGMIPKIETCVKAIENGVKSCHIIDGRKKHSLLLEIFTTNGIGTMIYK, encoded by the coding sequence ATGAAAGATATTGATGTTTTAATTGAAGCTTTGCCATATATCAAAAAGTTTCATGATAAAAAGATTTTAATTAAATATGGTGGACATGCAATGGTGGATGATGAAGCAAAGTCCTCCACAGCTCGTGATACAGTTTTACTTAAATATGTTGGAATGAAACCATTGATTGTACATGGTGGAGGTCCGGAAATCTCAAGATCCATGGAAAAATTAGGAAAAGAATCCAAATTCATCAAGGGTTTGAGAGTAACTGATGAAGAAACCATGGAAATCATTGAAATGGTGCTTGTAGGAAAAATAAGTACCGAAATAGTATCAGAGCTCATCAAACATGATGGTGACGCAATCAGCTTGTCCGGTAAGGATTCAAGTTTGATATATGCTCATAAAAAAGGAGCAAGTAAAATCGATGAGGAACTGGTTGACTTGGGGCTTGTTGGTGAAGTCGACTGTGTAAACACTGATTTGCTTGAAATGTTTATAGATAATGATTATATTCCGGTCATATCTCCAGTAGGTATCGCTAAGGATGGAACAAGTTTGAATTTAAACGCTGATACTGCAGCCGGTGAAGTGGCAAGTGCTATTGATGCGGAAAAATTAATCATATTGACTGATGTTCCAGGTGTTTTAAGAGATCCTTCCGATTCGGATTCACTGATACAAAAAATTAGAATTTCAGAAGTTCCTGATTTAATAGAGCAGGGTATTATCACTGGTGGAATGATTCCAAAAATTGAAACATGTGTAAAGGCAATTGAAAATGGTGTTAAATCCTGTCACATCATTGATGGACGTAAAAAACATTCATTGCTTCTGGAAATCTTTACCACTAATGGCATTGGAACTATGATTTATAAATAA
- a CDS encoding TIGR00730 family Rossman fold protein: MNICLYGSGSRKIDEIYTNEVYKLGLTMAQKGHTLVFGGGDTGMMGACAHGVHDNGGKSIGIAPEWIGDFEPLCEICSEFVYVDTMDERKNKFLEKSDAFIISPGGIGTLDEFFEIITLKKLKQHDKPIIIFNINHFYDTMLKMLDEMEENGFLYKQTETFKIATSIDEIFEYLE; the protein is encoded by the coding sequence ATGAATATTTGTTTATACGGATCCGGAAGTAGAAAAATTGATGAGATATATACAAATGAAGTCTATAAATTAGGTTTGACCATGGCACAGAAAGGCCATACCCTTGTTTTTGGTGGTGGAGACACCGGAATGATGGGCGCATGTGCACATGGAGTTCATGACAATGGCGGAAAATCAATAGGAATTGCACCGGAATGGATTGGAGACTTTGAACCATTGTGTGAAATATGCAGCGAGTTCGTTTATGTCGATACAATGGATGAGAGAAAAAACAAGTTCCTGGAAAAATCAGATGCATTCATCATATCTCCAGGAGGCATAGGAACCCTAGATGAATTTTTTGAAATAATAACACTTAAAAAATTAAAACAGCATGACAAACCGATAATCATCTTTAACATCAATCATTTCTATGACACCATGCTCAAAATGCTGGATGAAATGGAAGAAAATGGTTTTCTATACAAACAAACAGAGACATTCAAAATAGCGACAAGCATTGACGAAATCTTTGAATACCTTGAATAA